TATGCAGTAAAATTCCCCATAGTAGCAAGCACTTCATAAATAGGGCAAAACGGAGTAATGGTTTTACTTAAATGATAAACCGAGTTCGCCCCAATCGAGATAGCCAGATCGGACTTTAAACGCACATGGGCTTTACCGCCCTGACCCAGTTCTTAAAATCGCTGTTGAAATAGGTAAACTGGCTTTAGGGGCGGTCATAAAGAACTTAAATCGCATAAAGGAGGAAATCAGCTTCGCTTACAGTGAAAAAGTAGGATAGCTATTTCGGGCTTATAAACTACAGAAGCTCCATGCCTAAGAGCAGGGTAGTTTGCATCCTTTAGGATGAGAATGACATCAAGTTCTAATCTCCATCATGGTCATTGTGTAAGATAATGCAACTTCTAAGCTGAGTAGCACAGACCCGACTAGAACGCATATCATCCCGATGCTGAAAAGTCCAAGTATGAGATAACCTTGGGTAATGCCAATAGCACTCATTAGGATTAAAAATGAAGTTGCAACAAAACAGAAGACGGATGAGAGCATTAAAAATAACGCCCACTTTAAGTACAAACCCCTTTTAGTGAGTTTTTCTAAAATTGTTTCTATGAATTCAAGCCTCTCCTTTTGGCGGTGCAGTTCAGGATTAGATGCATCTGTAATTCTGAGAGCTGTTTTAATAGCGCGTTTTTCCTCATTTAAGGTGCGGATTCTATCGATAATTCGTCCGTATCTTGTTTGGACAGTGAGACAAATTAAACCAACCGCCGAAATCATCACTACTGGGACTAATGTTACCTGTAAAAGTGAAATAATCTGGTCAGCCTGCATATTCAACCCCGCCTTTAAGTTATCTCCTAAATAACTATTGTAGCTTTCATTAAACCCTTTCACCTATTCAAGTAATAATGGCTTAAAGGATCCGGGGGGTTCAAAGGGTTAAGTCAAGACGCGACTACAATAAGTTTTGAGTAATATTTGGAGGGATGAAACATTATTGTGACTAATTTCAAACGACCGCCTAAAGAGTTGGTTGGCGAATTTCGCAGGTTATTTACAGGGTGTGTTTCTGATGCTATGAACAAGGGAGGAGCGATGTGTAGTGCGATAAAGCCTTTAATTGAACAAGTTAAAGTAGCTGGACCGGCTTTGACTGTTTGGACGTATCCTGGCGACATCACAACATTAGTAAAGGCTATCGACATCGCGCAGAAAGGCGACATCCTAGTAGTTGATGGAAGAGGATTTACCGAAGCTGCCATATGGGGAGAGTTACTCACAAGGTCAGCAATCCTTCGAGGGATCGAAGCTGTAATAATCGATGGTGCAGTTCGCGATACCACAGATATAAGAAAACTTAGGTATCCGGTTTTTGCACGGGCAGCGGTTCCTTGTGATGGAACGATGGGATTCTTAGGAAACATAAATGTTCCAATCCAATGTGGAGGAATTCAAGTTAACCCAGGGGACGTTGTGTTAGGTGATGACGATGGTGTCGTGGTTGTCCCTCAGGGGCAAGCGAAAGAGGTGTTAGAATACGCAAAGAATATTGCGGAAGCTGAAGTGAAAATCAAGGACCTGATTGAAAAGGGTAAAACTGTTGGAGAAATCTTGAATATTGACAAGGTTCTTGAAGAGCTTGCGAAAAAGAAGCCGGCACAACTGGAAGTTAAGTAATTATATGTTAGAGCAGATCAAACTAAACAATGATACTTCAACAAGCGTCGACGGATCCTACAAATGGATAGTTTTGTTAATAACCACCGTTGGCGCTTTCATGACCCCTCTTGACAGTAGCATCGTAAGCATAGCTTTGCCAACGATTGCATCGGATCTACGCATCGACTTTACTATGGTCATATGGGTGCCCACGGCATACCTACTCTGTCTTACCGTTTTACTAACAAGTTTTGGAAGGTTGGCTGACATAAAGGGGCGGAAACCGCTATTTATCTTGGGATTTACAATATTTACAATCGCATCTTTGCTAAGTAGTGTCTCTCAAAGTGGAATACAATTAATTATTTTTCGCGCCCTTCAAGGAGCCGGGGCTGCCCTCATCTCTGCAAATTCGCCAGCTATAGTGACAGATGTTTTTCCAAGTAATGAGCGGGGTAAGGCTCTTGGCGTAAACACGATGGCAACATACGTTGGTCTTTCTGTTGGGCCCACCTTGGGAGGTCTCCTAGTTCAAAGTTTGGGTTGGCGTTCGATCTTTTACATAAATTTGCCAATCGGCATCTTTGTGATAACCTTATCTCTCCTAAAGCTAAAGGAGTCGACGGTCCTAAAGAGTCAACAGAAATTCGATTTAATGGGTGCAGGTACACTTTCTATAGGACTAACCATGTTGCTTCTTGCTTTAACCTTTGGTGGGAGCTATGGATGGGGGACCCCCTTTATTCTAAGCTTATTCACGGCTAGTGGAGTTTTCTTGATTGCTTTCATTTTTTTGGAGAAAAGGATGGCAGAGGACGCCGTGCTTGACGTGTCTCTCTTCCTTCGGAACCGACTATTTACAGCTGCCAACTTGAGTGCCTTACTCAATTATACATCTTATTTCGCTGTAGGTTTTTTGATGTCATTCTATCTACAAAGGGTCCTCGGCTATTCGCCAACTCAAGCCGGGCTTCTTCTTTTACCAATGCCATTAACGATGGCGGTGCTTGCTCCCATTAGCGGTTGGGCCTCCGACAAACTTGGTTCACGTCTACTAACTTCAGGAGGAATGGCTTTGATTTGCATCTCACTTTTTCTATTTAGCACTCTTAAAGTCAGCTCCTCCTGGACGGATGTGCTAACAAATTTGTTCATTCTAGGGGTCGGCATGGGACTATTTTCCTCTCCGAATACAAGTGCGGTTATGGGCTCGGTTGAAAAACATAGGTTAAGCCTAGCTGGGGGAATGCTAGCAACTATGCGGTTTATGGGGCAATCAATGAGCTTAGCCATTGCAGGAGCTGTTCTAGCTACCAGCGTATCCCCTAACATTCTATCGGGTTTGTTCACCGGGTTTAGAACAGGAGGTGAGGCGATCGCCGCAGCGGCATTCGTTGAAGGACTTCACCAAGTTTTCCTAGTTTCAGCTTCTATTGCAGCTCTAGGGGTTGTTACCTCCTTGGTGCGCGGAAAGGGTAAGTAAAAATCTTCAGCCTTTAACCTCTTAACTTAGTGTAAGTACAAAAGCTACCTTATCCAAAGGCTATGCATCTGTTCCTTCAACGAGCGGCTCTATATGAACAAGTACATGATCTATGTCCTCTAGTCTACTTCTAATAATGTTCTCAATTTGTGTTGCAATTTCATGCGCTCTCCGCGTCGTCGTTTCATCTTTAACTTTGCAGTGTAAGGTTATGTCATATTTCCAATTGGCTTTATGAATGGTCACTTTATGGAGGTCTTTAACCTCTGGCAACTGTAGGATGAGTCGCTGTATCTCTCGGACAAGAGGCGAGGAAGTTGTAGTAATGTCTTCACCACTTTTGGTTTCTTCCTCTAGGGGTTCCACGTGTGTTGCGACTTCGGCAAGGTTTTTGATCTCCTTCCTAAGCATCTTTTCAAAATTACTTGCGATTTGGTGGGCTTCCCGAACTTTGAGTTTGCTATCAACCTCAAGATGAACGTCTAGATGGAATTTGCGTGCCATTTCGCGTATGTGGATGTTGTGGACGCTTTTGATTTCAGGGATTTC
The sequence above is drawn from the Candidatus Bathyarchaeota archaeon genome and encodes:
- a CDS encoding RraA family protein: MTNFKRPPKELVGEFRRLFTGCVSDAMNKGGAMCSAIKPLIEQVKVAGPALTVWTYPGDITTLVKAIDIAQKGDILVVDGRGFTEAAIWGELLTRSAILRGIEAVIIDGAVRDTTDIRKLRYPVFARAAVPCDGTMGFLGNINVPIQCGGIQVNPGDVVLGDDDGVVVVPQGQAKEVLEYAKNIAEAEVKIKDLIEKGKTVGEILNIDKVLEELAKKKPAQLEVK
- a CDS encoding DUF2721 domain-containing protein, whose amino-acid sequence is MQADQIISLLQVTLVPVVMISAVGLICLTVQTRYGRIIDRIRTLNEEKRAIKTALRITDASNPELHRQKERLEFIETILEKLTKRGLYLKWALFLMLSSVFCFVATSFLILMSAIGITQGYLILGLFSIGMICVLVGSVLLSLEVALSYTMTMMEIRT
- a CDS encoding MFS transporter; translated protein: MLEQIKLNNDTSTSVDGSYKWIVLLITTVGAFMTPLDSSIVSIALPTIASDLRIDFTMVIWVPTAYLLCLTVLLTSFGRLADIKGRKPLFILGFTIFTIASLLSSVSQSGIQLIIFRALQGAGAALISANSPAIVTDVFPSNERGKALGVNTMATYVGLSVGPTLGGLLVQSLGWRSIFYINLPIGIFVITLSLLKLKESTVLKSQQKFDLMGAGTLSIGLTMLLLALTFGGSYGWGTPFILSLFTASGVFLIAFIFLEKRMAEDAVLDVSLFLRNRLFTAANLSALLNYTSYFAVGFLMSFYLQRVLGYSPTQAGLLLLPMPLTMAVLAPISGWASDKLGSRLLTSGGMALICISLFLFSTLKVSSSWTDVLTNLFILGVGMGLFSSPNTSAVMGSVEKHRLSLAGGMLATMRFMGQSMSLAIAGAVLATSVSPNILSGLFTGFRTGGEAIAAAAFVEGLHQVFLVSASIAALGVVTSLVRGKGK